The following coding sequences are from one Pseudomonas oryzae window:
- a CDS encoding FKBP-type peptidyl-prolyl cis-trans isomerase: MQIAANKAVSIDYTLTNEDGEVIDSSVGQAPLVYLHGARNIIAGLERALEGKQAGDELEVTIEPEDAYGDYSVELVAVLNRSMFEGVDQLEVGMQFHASAPDGGMQVVTIRDIEGDDVTVDGNHPLAGQRLNFKVKVVNVRDANPEEIAHGHIHGEGGHHH; encoded by the coding sequence ATGCAGATCGCGGCCAACAAGGCGGTATCCATTGACTACACCCTGACCAACGAAGACGGTGAGGTCATCGACAGCTCCGTCGGCCAGGCCCCGCTGGTCTACCTGCATGGTGCCCGCAACATCATCGCCGGTCTGGAGCGCGCCCTGGAAGGCAAGCAGGCCGGTGACGAGCTGGAAGTGACCATCGAGCCGGAAGATGCCTACGGCGACTACAGCGTCGAGCTGGTGGCCGTGCTCAACCGCTCCATGTTCGAAGGTGTCGACCAGCTGGAAGTCGGCATGCAGTTCCACGCCTCCGCTCCGGACGGCGGCATGCAGGTGGTAACCATCCGTGACATCGAAGGCGACGACGTCACCGTCGACGGCAACCATCCGCTGGCCGGCCAGCGCCTGAACTTCAAGGTCAAGGTGGTCAACGTGCGTGACGCCAATCCGGAAGAAATTGCACACGGTCACATTCATGGCGAAGGTGGTCACCACCACTGA
- a CDS encoding extracellular solute-binding protein: protein MLKRMALALGLGLGATLAQAADVLRVYGWEGRLAPSVIEAFENQSGIKVEYTTYSKAEDVLRDVGFGIRYDVVFPAHFHLPALIDSQRLQPLDQARLSNLKQVDPDLLAMLSSFEGETRHAVPYLWGTVGLALNVSKVVDTLGVQPEDSWGLLFDAQNSARLAQCGIGLLDAREEAVSLLLNYKGRALGRSGPRQIQQAGADLAALRGKATSFGNSAYIEQLASGKLCMAMAWSGHVLKAADSGAPLRYVTPREGALMFIDTMAIPRNAEHVDAAYRFIDFLASGEANTRNARETLFYPVTRIDSPAMARLASERLDLVVTGEQRRSYYYLEALSAKQKNAVDASWVQVAGK, encoded by the coding sequence ATGTTGAAGCGTATGGCGTTGGCGCTGGGACTCGGGCTGGGTGCGACCCTGGCGCAGGCCGCTGATGTGTTGCGGGTATACGGCTGGGAGGGCCGCCTGGCGCCCAGCGTGATCGAGGCGTTCGAGAACCAGAGCGGCATCAAGGTGGAGTACACCACCTACTCCAAGGCCGAGGATGTGCTGCGCGACGTCGGTTTCGGCATCCGCTACGACGTGGTGTTTCCCGCCCATTTCCATCTGCCGGCACTGATCGATTCGCAGCGCCTGCAGCCGCTGGATCAGGCCCGGCTGAGCAATCTCAAGCAGGTCGACCCCGATCTGCTGGCCATGCTCAGCAGCTTCGAGGGCGAGACCCGCCACGCCGTGCCCTACCTGTGGGGCACCGTCGGCCTGGCGCTGAACGTGTCCAAGGTGGTCGACACCCTGGGCGTGCAGCCGGAGGACAGCTGGGGTCTGCTGTTCGACGCGCAGAACAGCGCGCGCCTGGCCCAGTGCGGCATCGGCCTGCTCGATGCGCGCGAGGAAGCGGTGTCGCTGCTGCTCAACTACAAGGGCCGGGCGCTGGGGCGCAGCGGTCCGCGGCAGATCCAGCAGGCCGGCGCCGACCTGGCCGCGCTGCGCGGCAAGGCCACCAGCTTCGGCAACAGCGCCTACATCGAGCAGCTGGCCAGCGGCAAGCTGTGCATGGCCATGGCCTGGAGCGGCCACGTGCTGAAGGCCGCCGACAGTGGCGCGCCGCTGCGTTACGTCACCCCGCGCGAGGGCGCGCTGATGTTCATCGACACCATGGCCATCCCGCGCAACGCCGAGCACGTCGATGCCGCCTATCGCTTCATCGACTTCCTCGCCAGCGGCGAGGCCAACACCCGCAACGCCCGCGAGACCCTGTTCTACCCGGTCACCCGCATCGACTCGCCGGCCATGGCCAGGCTGGCCAGCGAGCGACTGGATCTGGTGGTCACCGGCGAGCAGCGGCGCAGCTACTACTACCTGGAGGCGCTGAGCGCCAAGCAGAAGAATGCGGTGGATGCCTCCTGGGTCCAGGTGGCCGGCAAGTAA
- a CDS encoding acyltransferase, with product MLRSLPAPLRGLVAGLLLVFNTLLWCWPLFALALLKLLPFAASRRLSRRLMGHIAECWADGNRAWIDRLGAIRWRLEGLDTLPGRGSCLVISNHQSWVDIFVLQYHLNRRLPLLRFFLKQELIWIPVFGLCCWALDFPFMQRHSKAYLARHPEKRGSDLATARQACARLRGVPVALFNFLEGTRFTEAKHADQQSPYRHLLRPRAGGIALAIGAMGEQLETLVDVTIHYPDGRPRFRDLLCGNLHRVAVSFAARPIPGEFLGRSYDQDEAFRLQFQQWVNRLWEDKDAQLERLREDWPPRTG from the coding sequence ATGTTGCGATCCCTGCCCGCGCCGCTGCGCGGCCTCGTCGCCGGCCTGCTGCTGGTGTTCAACACCCTGCTGTGGTGCTGGCCGCTGTTCGCCCTGGCGCTGCTCAAGCTGCTGCCGTTCGCCGCCAGCCGCCGTCTCAGCCGGCGCCTGATGGGCCACATCGCCGAGTGCTGGGCGGACGGCAACCGCGCCTGGATCGACCGCCTCGGCGCCATCCGCTGGCGCCTCGAGGGCCTGGACACCCTACCCGGCCGCGGCTCCTGCCTGGTGATCAGCAACCACCAGAGCTGGGTGGACATCTTCGTCCTGCAGTACCATCTCAACCGCCGCCTGCCGCTGCTGCGCTTCTTCCTCAAGCAGGAGCTGATCTGGATTCCGGTGTTCGGCCTGTGCTGCTGGGCGCTCGACTTCCCGTTCATGCAGCGCCACTCCAAGGCTTACCTCGCGCGCCACCCGGAGAAGCGCGGCAGCGACCTGGCCACCGCGCGCCAGGCCTGCGCGCGCCTGCGCGGCGTTCCGGTGGCGCTGTTCAACTTCCTCGAAGGCACCCGCTTCACCGAGGCCAAGCACGCCGATCAGCAGTCGCCCTACCGCCACCTGCTGCGGCCGCGCGCCGGCGGCATCGCCCTGGCGATCGGCGCGATGGGCGAGCAGCTGGAGACGCTGGTCGACGTAACCATCCACTACCCGGACGGCCGCCCGCGCTTTCGCGACCTGCTGTGCGGCAACCTGCACCGGGTGGCGGTGAGCTTCGCCGCGCGGCCGATCCCCGGTGAATTCCTCGGCCGCAGCTACGACCAGGACGAGGCGTTCCGCCTGCAGTTCCAGCAGTGGGTCAACCGGCTGTGGGAGGACAAGGACGCGCAGCTCGAACGGCTGCGCGAGGACTGGCCGCCGCGCACCGGCTGA
- the ercA gene encoding alcohol dehydrogenase-like regulatory protein ErcA encodes MSITPLRKFVSPEIIFGAGSRHSVGNYAATFGARKVLVVSDPGVQAAGWVADVQASLDQQGIAHVLFTDVSPNPRSEEVMLGAELYRASGCDVIVAVGGGSPMDCAKGIGIVAAHGRSILEFEGVDTIRVPSPPLILIPTTAGTSADVSQFVIISNQAERMKFSIVSKAVVPDVSLIDPETTVSMDPFLSACTGIDALVHAIEAFVSTGSGPLTDPHALEAMRLIGGNLVPMIANPQDIALREKIMLGSMQAGLAFSNAILGAVHAMSHSLGGFLDLPHGLCNAALVEHVVAFNFDAAPERFRVVAETLGVDCRGLTSQQVRGRLVEHLIAFKHAVGFEETLRRHGVGSSDIPFLSQHAMQDPCILTNPRQSTQRDVEVVYGEAL; translated from the coding sequence ATGTCCATTACGCCGCTTCGCAAGTTCGTCAGCCCGGAGATCATCTTCGGCGCCGGCTCCCGCCACTCGGTCGGCAACTACGCCGCGACCTTCGGTGCGCGCAAGGTGCTGGTGGTCTCCGATCCCGGCGTGCAGGCGGCCGGCTGGGTGGCCGACGTGCAGGCCAGCCTCGACCAGCAGGGCATCGCCCACGTGCTGTTCACCGACGTGTCGCCCAACCCGCGCTCCGAGGAGGTGATGCTCGGTGCCGAGCTGTACCGCGCCAGCGGCTGCGACGTGATAGTCGCGGTGGGCGGCGGCAGCCCGATGGACTGCGCCAAGGGCATCGGCATCGTCGCCGCCCACGGGCGCAGCATCCTCGAGTTCGAGGGGGTGGACACCATCCGCGTGCCCAGTCCGCCGCTGATCCTCATCCCCACCACCGCCGGCACCTCGGCCGACGTGTCGCAGTTCGTGATCATCTCCAACCAGGCCGAGCGGATGAAGTTCTCCATCGTCAGCAAGGCGGTGGTGCCGGACGTGTCGCTGATCGACCCGGAGACCACGGTGAGCATGGACCCGTTCCTCTCCGCCTGTACCGGCATCGACGCGCTGGTGCACGCCATCGAGGCGTTCGTCTCCACCGGCAGCGGCCCGCTCACCGACCCGCACGCGCTGGAGGCCATGCGGCTGATCGGCGGCAACCTGGTGCCGATGATCGCCAATCCGCAGGACATCGCCCTGCGCGAGAAGATCATGCTCGGCAGCATGCAGGCCGGCCTGGCGTTCTCCAATGCCATCCTCGGCGCGGTGCACGCCATGAGCCACAGCCTCGGCGGCTTCCTCGACCTGCCGCACGGCCTGTGCAACGCCGCGCTGGTCGAGCACGTGGTGGCGTTCAACTTCGACGCCGCCCCGGAGCGCTTCCGCGTGGTCGCCGAGACCCTCGGCGTCGATTGCCGCGGGCTGACCTCGCAGCAGGTGCGCGGGCGGCTGGTCGAGCACCTGATCGCCTTCAAGCACGCGGTCGGCTTCGAGGAAACCCTGCGCCGTCACGGCGTCGGCAGCTCGGACATTCCCTTCCTGTCGCAGCACGCGATGCAGGACCCGTGCATCCTGACCAACCCGCGGCAGTCGACCCAGCGCGACGTCGAGGTGGTGTATGGCGAAGCCCTCTGA
- a CDS encoding glutathione peroxidase, whose product MSIFHDLTLKALDGGDLPLAPFKGKVVLVVNVASKCGLTPQYAGLEHLHQQYRERGFSVLGLPCNQFAAQEPGDEAQIREFCSLNYGVSFPMSAKVEVNGHDRHPLYLLLAGEGAEYPGDITWNFEKFLVGPDGRVLERFSPRIPPEDPHLIQAIEKALDGLPA is encoded by the coding sequence ATGAGCATATTTCATGATCTGACCCTCAAAGCCCTGGATGGCGGGGATCTGCCGCTGGCGCCGTTCAAGGGCAAGGTGGTGCTGGTGGTCAACGTCGCCTCGAAGTGCGGCCTGACCCCGCAGTACGCCGGTCTTGAGCACCTCCACCAGCAGTACCGCGAGCGCGGCTTCAGCGTGCTCGGCCTGCCGTGTAACCAGTTCGCCGCCCAGGAGCCGGGCGACGAGGCGCAGATCCGCGAGTTCTGCAGTCTCAACTACGGGGTGAGCTTCCCGATGAGCGCCAAGGTCGAGGTCAACGGCCATGATCGCCACCCGCTCTACCTGCTGCTCGCCGGCGAGGGCGCGGAATACCCCGGCGACATCACCTGGAACTTCGAGAAGTTCCTGGTCGGCCCCGACGGCCGCGTGCTCGAGCGCTTCTCGCCGCGCATTCCCCCGGAAGACCCGCACCTGATCCAGGCCATCGAGAAGGCGTTGGACGGCCTGCCGGCCTAG
- a CDS encoding PAS domain-containing hybrid sensor histidine kinase/response regulator, protein MAKPSERQPGSGLPAPSAAPRPEVADLLGLGSHSARKSYYPELAARLDELERERNRYKWLFEHAVHGIFQASLHDGIRAANPALAHMLGYDDPQEVLWSQRDLAEQLFVGGPAELERIGYALRQGKGLFGYETRLRRRDGSCIDVVMNLLLKPDAEGLVEGFVADITERKQAQLRQLQLNIELEQRVAARTAELLEANRHLQQEIRERERIQCELREARDAAEAANQSKDKYLAAASHDLLQPLNAARLLIATLRERALPASEANLVERTHQALEGAEDLLADLLDIARLDSRAIRPDLAVYRLDELLAPLASEFQSVAEAADLELRVRIPRLAVRTDFRLLTRILRNFLSNACRYTGEGRVLLGCRRRGGHLLIEVADTGRGIPADKLEEIFLEFNQLDAGRAAERKGVGLGLAIVERIARMLDYRIRVRSQPGRGSLFSIEVPLAEYVAPAPAARPQETPGNPLPGRRVLVVDNEPDIQQSMQALLVQWGCEVRVAGGLDEARARLADGWQAELLLVDYHLDQGANGCDLVRSLREETRLPLPAVMITAERSEQCRRSLHEHGIPLLNKPVKPGKLRAALSQFLA, encoded by the coding sequence ATGGCGAAGCCCTCTGAGCGGCAGCCCGGCAGCGGGCTGCCGGCTCCCTCGGCGGCGCCGCGCCCGGAGGTCGCCGACCTGCTCGGTCTCGGCAGCCACTCGGCGCGCAAGAGCTACTATCCCGAGCTGGCCGCGCGCCTCGACGAGCTGGAGCGCGAGCGCAACCGCTACAAGTGGCTGTTCGAGCACGCGGTACACGGCATCTTCCAGGCCAGCCTGCACGACGGCATCCGCGCCGCCAACCCGGCGCTGGCGCACATGCTCGGCTACGACGACCCGCAGGAGGTGCTGTGGTCGCAGCGCGACCTGGCCGAGCAGCTGTTCGTCGGCGGCCCCGCCGAGCTGGAGCGCATCGGCTATGCGCTGCGCCAGGGCAAGGGCCTGTTCGGCTACGAGACGCGCCTGCGCCGGCGCGACGGCAGCTGCATCGACGTGGTGATGAACCTGCTGCTCAAGCCCGACGCGGAGGGCCTGGTCGAGGGCTTCGTCGCCGACATCACCGAGCGCAAGCAGGCCCAGCTGCGCCAGCTGCAGCTCAACATCGAGCTGGAGCAGCGCGTCGCCGCGCGCACCGCCGAGCTGCTCGAGGCCAACCGCCACCTGCAGCAGGAAATCCGCGAGCGCGAGCGCATCCAGTGCGAGCTGCGCGAGGCGCGCGACGCCGCCGAGGCGGCCAACCAGAGCAAGGACAAGTACCTGGCGGCGGCCAGCCACGACCTGCTGCAGCCGCTCAACGCCGCGCGCCTGCTGATCGCCACCCTGCGCGAGCGCGCGCTGCCGGCCAGCGAGGCCAACCTGGTGGAGCGCACCCACCAGGCGCTGGAGGGCGCCGAGGACCTGCTCGCCGACCTGCTCGACATCGCCCGCCTGGACAGCCGGGCGATCCGTCCCGATCTCGCCGTGTACCGCCTCGACGAGCTGCTGGCGCCGCTGGCCTCGGAGTTCCAGTCGGTGGCCGAGGCCGCCGACCTCGAGCTGCGCGTGCGCATCCCGCGCCTGGCGGTGCGCACCGACTTCCGCCTGCTCACCCGCATCCTGCGCAACTTCCTCAGCAACGCCTGCCGCTACACCGGCGAGGGCCGCGTGCTGCTCGGCTGCCGGCGGCGCGGCGGGCACCTGCTGATCGAGGTCGCCGACACCGGGCGCGGCATCCCGGCCGACAAGCTGGAGGAGATCTTCCTCGAGTTCAACCAGCTCGACGCCGGCCGCGCCGCCGAGCGCAAGGGCGTCGGCCTCGGCCTGGCCATCGTCGAGCGCATCGCGCGCATGCTCGACTACCGCATCCGCGTGCGCTCGCAGCCGGGGCGTGGCTCGTTGTTCAGCATCGAGGTGCCGCTGGCCGAGTACGTCGCGCCGGCACCGGCCGCGCGGCCGCAGGAGACGCCGGGCAACCCGCTGCCGGGGCGCCGGGTGCTGGTGGTCGACAACGAGCCGGACATCCAGCAGAGCATGCAGGCGCTGCTGGTCCAGTGGGGCTGCGAGGTGCGCGTCGCCGGCGGCCTCGACGAGGCGCGCGCGCGGCTCGCCGACGGCTGGCAGGCCGAGCTGCTGCTGGTCGACTACCACCTCGACCAGGGCGCCAACGGCTGCGACCTGGTGCGCAGCCTGCGCGAGGAGACCCGCCTGCCGCTGCCGGCGGTGATGATCACAGCCGAGCGCAGCGAGCAATGCCGGCGCAGCCTGCACGAGCACGGCATCCCGCTGCTCAACAAGCCGGTCAAGCCCGGCAAGCTGCGTGCCGCGCTGAGCCAGTTCCTCGCCTGA
- a CDS encoding S9 family peptidase translates to MAELPCGAWPSSWSASDAAAASRDFAELRAGLGGLLWLTFDPAEAACSLWLWRAGAARRLTPAGFSVRSRVYEYGGGAFCVLADGVALVGEADQQVWHLPVAADGTPGELRALSAHAERRYGDLHCAPAWQAVLAVEESRESGAVRHRLVSLDPADGARRVLVEGADFYSAPRVSPDGRWLAWIEWDRPELPWTATRLCRAALGADGRLGPHERVAGGAGDESLQQPGFAADGRLTCLSDRDGWWQPWHECGGRWQAVGTGAAHGAAYERGVMPVGGAMRTATAHGAQGAPYAKAAPSVGCALRTSSSGASQDWSAPRPMAQADHAPAPWQLGTVSHLPLAGGGWLLARLEEGWGQLVERDAAGRERCLAGEFSRFRQLAADDRHFYCIAAAPERLPAVLAVARASGAVQVLAGGEQPLAEAELSRPASIRFATGAGESAQAFFYPPRNAACAVAAGERPPLVLFLHGGPTSACYPVFDPRIQFWTQRGFAVADLNYRGSSGFGRACRLRLAGAWGEIEVEDAVALVRHLGAAGLVDPARAFIRGASAGGYTALCALAFHDCFRGGASLYGVSDPLALRRATHKFEGDYLDWLIGDPVRDAERYAARTPLRHAGRIRAPLIFFQGGLDAVVVPEQTAAMVAALQGNGVPVDCHLYPDERHGFRQAAHLADALQREWEFYRRQLA, encoded by the coding sequence ATGGCGGAACTTCCCTGCGGCGCCTGGCCGAGCAGTTGGTCGGCCAGCGATGCCGCGGCGGCCAGCCGCGACTTCGCCGAGCTGCGCGCCGGTCTCGGCGGCCTGCTGTGGCTGACCTTCGACCCGGCCGAGGCGGCCTGCAGCCTGTGGCTGTGGCGCGCCGGCGCGGCGCGGCGGCTGACCCCGGCGGGCTTCTCGGTGCGCAGCCGGGTCTACGAATACGGCGGCGGCGCCTTCTGCGTGCTAGCGGACGGCGTGGCGCTGGTCGGCGAGGCCGACCAGCAGGTCTGGCATCTGCCCGTGGCCGCCGACGGCACGCCGGGCGAACTGCGTGCGCTGAGCGCCCATGCCGAGCGCCGCTACGGCGACCTGCACTGCGCCCCGGCCTGGCAGGCCGTGCTGGCGGTGGAGGAAAGCCGCGAGTCTGGCGCGGTGCGGCACCGCCTGGTCAGCCTGGATCCGGCCGACGGCGCGCGCCGGGTGCTGGTCGAGGGCGCCGACTTCTACAGTGCGCCGCGGGTGTCCCCGGATGGCCGCTGGCTGGCGTGGATCGAATGGGATCGTCCCGAGCTGCCGTGGACCGCCACCCGCCTGTGCCGCGCGGCGCTCGGAGCCGACGGCCGCCTCGGCCCGCACGAGCGGGTGGCCGGCGGTGCGGGCGATGAGTCCCTGCAGCAGCCCGGTTTCGCCGCCGATGGCCGGCTGACCTGCCTGAGCGACCGTGACGGCTGGTGGCAGCCGTGGCACGAGTGCGGCGGGCGCTGGCAAGCGGTCGGGACCGGTGCTGCGCATGGCGCAGCCTACGAGCGTGGCGTCATGCCGGTAGGGGGCGCCATGCGCACCGCCACGGCCCATGGTGCGCAGGGCGCACCCTACGCTAAGGCGGCACCGTCCGTAGGGTGCGCCCTGCGCACCAGCAGCTCCGGCGCCAGCCAGGACTGGAGCGCACCGCGGCCCATGGCCCAGGCCGACCACGCCCCGGCGCCCTGGCAGTTGGGCACCGTCAGCCACCTGCCGCTGGCCGGCGGCGGCTGGCTGCTGGCGCGCCTGGAGGAAGGCTGGGGCCAACTGGTCGAGCGTGACGCTGCCGGCCGCGAGCGGTGTCTGGCCGGCGAGTTCTCGCGCTTCCGCCAGCTGGCCGCCGACGACCGGCACTTCTACTGCATCGCCGCCGCGCCGGAGCGCCTGCCGGCGGTGCTGGCCGTCGCCCGCGCCTCGGGAGCCGTGCAGGTGCTGGCCGGCGGCGAGCAGCCGCTGGCCGAGGCCGAGCTGTCGCGCCCCGCGTCGATCCGCTTCGCCACGGGCGCGGGGGAGAGCGCCCAGGCGTTCTTCTATCCGCCACGCAACGCCGCCTGCGCGGTAGCGGCCGGCGAGCGGCCGCCGCTGGTGCTGTTCCTGCACGGCGGGCCGACCTCGGCCTGCTATCCGGTATTCGATCCGCGCATCCAGTTCTGGACCCAGCGCGGCTTCGCCGTGGCCGATCTCAACTACCGCGGCTCCAGCGGCTTCGGCCGCGCCTGCCGGCTGCGCCTCGCGGGCGCGTGGGGCGAAATCGAGGTGGAGGATGCCGTGGCGCTGGTGCGGCATCTCGGCGCGGCTGGGCTGGTCGATCCGGCGCGCGCCTTCATCCGCGGTGCCAGCGCCGGCGGCTACACCGCGCTGTGCGCGCTGGCCTTCCACGACTGCTTCCGTGGCGGCGCCAGCCTGTACGGGGTCAGCGATCCGCTGGCCCTGCGCCGCGCCACCCACAAGTTCGAGGGCGACTACCTGGACTGGCTGATCGGCGATCCCGTGCGCGACGCCGAACGCTACGCGGCGCGCACGCCGCTGCGGCATGCCGGGCGCATCCGCGCGCCGCTGATCTTCTTCCAGGGCGGTCTGGATGCAGTGGTGGTGCCGGAGCAGACCGCGGCGATGGTCGCCGCCCTGCAGGGCAACGGCGTGCCGGTCGACTGCCACCTCTATCCCGACGAGCGTCACGGCTTCCGTCAGGCCGCGCACCTGGCCGATGCTCTGCAACGGGAATGGGAGTTCTATCGCCGCCAGCTCGCGTGA